The Dasypus novemcinctus isolate mDasNov1 chromosome 20, mDasNov1.1.hap2, whole genome shotgun sequence genome includes a region encoding these proteins:
- the SMCO3 gene encoding single-pass membrane and coiled-coil domain-containing protein 3, with product MAQSDFLYPENPRRRQEVNRLHQQLLDCLSDSFHATNKLIGVLNMHLGCRLASIEMKSDGTIKENCDIIIQAMMKIQKELQKVDEALKDKLEPTLYRKLQDIKERETEKIAIVQKVISVILGEATSAASALAVKLVGSSVTSGIISKLVTVLTQIGASLLGSIGVAVLGLGIDMIFRAILGAVEKTQLQTAIRSYEKHLVEFKSASEKYHHAIIEVTNTVKRQMK from the coding sequence ATGGCTCAGAGTGACTTCCTCTACCCTGAGAACCCAAGGAGGCGGCAGGAAGTAAATCGTCTTCACCAGCAGCTCCTTGACTGCTTATCTGACAGCTTCCATGCCACCAATAAACTCATTGGGGTTCTAAATATGCACCTGGGGTGCAGGCTGGCCTCCATTGAGATGAAAAGCGATGGAACCATCAAAGAAAACTGTGATATCATCATCCAAGCCATGATGAAAATTCAAAAGGAATTGCAAAAGGTTGATGAAGCATTAAAAGATAAACTAGAGCCAACCCTTTATCGAAAACTTCAGGATATTAaggaaagggagacagagaaAATTGCAATAGTGCAAAAGGTTATTTCGGTAATCCTGGGAGAAGCGACTTCTGCAGCCAGTGCACTGGCTGTTAAACTTGTTGGCTCCAGTGTCACAAGTGGCATAATTAGCAAGTTGGTCACTGTGCTAACCCAAATTGGTGCCTCTCTCCTTGGTAGTATTGGAGTTGCTGTTCTTGGCCTTGGCATAGATATGATCTTCCGTGCCATCCTGGGAGCAGTGGAGAAAACACAGCTTCAAACAGCCATCAGAAGTTATGAGAAGCATCTGGTAGAGTTCAAGTCAGCCTCCGAAAAATACCATCATGCTATTATTGAGGTCACCAACACAGTGAAACGCCAAATGAAAtga
- the C20H12orf60 gene encoding uncharacterized protein C12orf60 homolog, whose protein sequence is MSSVSEKDKERLAQAAKIFFFCIQDLASFTNTFIDLFNCNMNTQILSVTARQDCNVNNFFEQMVQVVKEMQSVVDAKHAKMQKEPLYSKIATTLFSMVEKDSNLMALQQSAKELFKNNFEPAIVSLLNSSHILGSLETSLSLLMKCPIMNLQLSDFYRKDIKEQSDATTSEESMSPRPSENTITDTLKKLAEALKTENAKNTIESAADQLEQIVKTIGPNLEILKTVTKTMETNISELKKDSNE, encoded by the coding sequence ATGTCTTCAGTGTCAGAGAAGGATAAAGAGAGGCTGGCTCAAGCTGccaaaatattcttcttttgcaTACAAGATCTTGCTTCCTTCACAAACACCTTTATTGACTTGTTTAATTGCAATATGAACACTCAAATCCTCTCGGTCACTGCAAGGCAAGATTGTAATGTTAATAATTTCTTTGAACAAATGGTCCAAGTTGTTAAGGAGATGCAATCTGTAGTGGATGCAAAGCATGCAAAAATGCAAAAGGAGCCTTTATATTCTAAGATTGCAACGACTTTGTTCTCCATGGTTGAGAAGGATTCCAATTTAATGGCATTGCAACAGTCAGCCAAAGAACTGTTCAAAAATAACTTTGAGCCAGCCATTGTCTCTCTGCTGAATAGTAGTCATATCCTTGGGAGTTTGGAAACTTCTCTTTCACTCCTGATGAAATGCCCCATCATGAATCTTCAACTGAGTGACTTCTATAGGAAAGATATCAAAGAACAATCAGATGCCACCACATCTGAGGAAAGCATGAGTCCACGCCCTTCTGAAAACACCATAACAGACACCTTGAAAAAGTTGGCAGAAGCACTAAAAACTGAGAATGCAAAGAATACCATAGAGTCTGCTGCAGATCAGTTGGAGCAAATTGTCAAGACTATAGGACCAAACTTAGAGATCCTCAAAACAGTCACAAAGACAATGGAGACCAATATTTCTGAACTTAAGAAAGACAGTAATGAGTAG
- the ART4 gene encoding ecto-ADP-ribosyltransferase 4 → MRLRGQGSSARSSTTRGPRAAGRRGPLLRSAAAPARRAWLLGPRLPLLLLLSGLHRPAQGSEVDIKIDFNLAPDSFDDQYRGCSKQVMEELNQGNYFTKEVQVHSNYSKAWQKAHLTWLNQARVLSKNMTTPHAVAILVYMLDNNMRSNFTSAMTSAGRSPQQYHHSFHFKYLHYYLTSALQLLREELLVKNGTVCYEVYHWAKDAYFEAYTGATIRFGQFLTTSLLREETQKLGNQTLFTIFTCLGAPVQEFSLKKEVLVPPYELFKVINVSHHPRGNWVQLQSTGNLSTYNCQLLKASSNKCIPASLVIASLFFTSVLISSKRI, encoded by the exons ATGAGGCTGCGGGGGCAGGGGAGCAGCGCCCGCAGCTCGACCACGCGCGGCCCCCGGGCCGCCGGCCGCAGGGGGCCCCTTCTCCGCAGCGCCGCGGCGCCCGCCCGCAGGGCCTGGCTCCTGGGCCCGCGGCTGCCTCTGCTCCTGCTGCTCTCGGGCCTGCACCGACCCGCGCAGGGTTCCGAG GTTGACATTAAAATTGACTTTAACTTGGCTCCAGATTCCTTCGATGATCAGTACCGAGGCTGTAGCAAACAGGTCATGGAGGAGCTGAATCAAGGGAATTATTTCACAAAAGAAGTGCAAGTCCATAGCAATTACTCCAAGGCCTGGCAAAAAGCCCACTTAACCTGGCTGAACCAAGCAAGAGTTCTCTCCAAGAACATGACTACTCCACATGCTGTGGCCATCCTGGTTTATATGTTAGACAACAATATGCGCTCTAACTTCACTAGCGCCATGACCAGTGCTGGCAGGTCTCCACAGCAGTACCATCATTCATTCCACTTCAAATATCTACACTACTACCTGACCTCAGCTCTCCAGCTGCTGAGGGAGGAGCTCCTTGTGAAGAATGGCACGGTGTGCTATGAGGTGTACCACTGGGCAAAGGATGCCTACTTTGAAGCCTATACAGGTGCTACCATTCGATTTGGCCAGTTCCTTACCACCTCCCTCCTTAGGGAAGAAACACAGAAGCTTGGGAACCAAACACTCTTCACCATATTTACTTGCCTCGGTGCACCTGTGCAAGAGTTTTCCCTCAAGAAGGAGGTCCTGGTTCCTCCCTATGAGTTGTTTAAAGTCATAAATGTGAGCCACCACCCAAGAGGAAACTGGGTGCAATTGCAGTCAACTGGGAATTTGAGCACATACAACTGCCAGCTGCTAAAAG CTTCCAGCAACAAGTGCATTCCTGCTTCTTTAGttattgcttctctcttttttaccaGTGTCCTAATCTCTTCCAAAAGAATATAG